A window from Pseudomonadales bacterium encodes these proteins:
- a CDS encoding FkbM family methyltransferase, which yields MQDHKWASLLYNQCLKHHHWQQSEGLRGRLWRWAWSQGLHRFGDVAVSTNMHGRRTLVNFGHSYGLYARRFLQWNTPLIELAHQAFLAWHRPIHLVDVGASVGDTVRLLQANCGDEIAGYLCVEGDADFFSYLKSNLEDDEKARLVQTLLSDRADEIPSLVRTHPGTASAQGDQVQRAVPLDVVVEAERMEQLDVLKIDVDGFDGKVLMGSHRLLDRWKPAVIFEWDPYFCQKTENSWTRHFELLVEHGYDRFLWFTKYGNFSHPMTGYDAVAVELLAQLCLSGAHDFNWHYDVVALHRESPIDPHALSMARFAKQRRSWF from the coding sequence ATGCAAGATCATAAATGGGCGTCATTGCTCTACAACCAGTGTCTGAAACACCATCATTGGCAGCAGTCCGAAGGTTTGCGTGGCCGCTTGTGGCGCTGGGCCTGGAGCCAGGGATTGCATCGATTTGGCGATGTGGCAGTTTCCACCAACATGCATGGTCGACGGACTTTGGTCAATTTTGGCCATAGCTATGGTCTGTATGCCCGTCGGTTTTTGCAGTGGAACACGCCACTCATCGAACTGGCACACCAGGCTTTTCTTGCCTGGCATCGCCCCATTCATCTGGTGGATGTGGGTGCCAGCGTGGGTGACACCGTCCGATTGCTGCAAGCCAACTGTGGTGACGAGATCGCGGGCTATCTTTGCGTTGAGGGTGATGCCGATTTTTTTTCTTATCTGAAGAGTAATCTGGAGGATGACGAGAAGGCTCGTCTGGTTCAGACGCTGCTTTCCGATCGCGCAGACGAGATTCCTTCACTGGTGCGCACCCATCCCGGGACTGCCAGTGCGCAGGGCGATCAAGTACAGAGGGCTGTTCCACTCGATGTCGTTGTGGAGGCAGAAAGAATGGAGCAACTCGACGTGCTGAAAATCGACGTCGACGGTTTTGATGGCAAGGTGCTGATGGGCAGCCACAGGTTGCTGGACCGATGGAAGCCTGCCGTGATCTTTGAGTGGGATCCCTACTTCTGCCAGAAAACGGAAAACAGCTGGACTCGGCACTTCGAGTTGTTGGTCGAGCATGGCTATGACCGCTTTTTGTGGTTCACCAAATATGGCAATTTCAGCCATCCGATGACCGGCTATGATGCGGTGGCCGTCGAATTGCTGGCGCAACTCTGTCTTTCCGGTGCCCATGATTTCAACTGGCACTACGATGTGGTTGCATTGCACCGAGAATCACCGATCGACCCGCACGCGTTGTCAATGGCACGTTTTGCCAAGCAGCGCAGGTCATGGTTCTGA
- a CDS encoding FkbM family methyltransferase, whose amino-acid sequence MSSEECMSPMISYAQNFEDVMLQRVFKGQSSGFYIDIGVWDATIDSVTRHFYDQGWRGINVEPLPDNYRKILAERPRDINLNVAISSCPGSLAFHHVHNTGLSTSRDDYARMHAEKGFEVSELVVPTKTLKEICDDHAVGVVIDFLKIDVEGAEVDVIRSGDWRLYRPRVVLVESVIPNSPVASFSEWEPALLENGYVFVYFDGLNRFYLREEDLHFREAFYAPPNVFDEFVIFRIEVMKKEMSRLRERLNSAMKSMDENEKFRGSFFGKVAYKAFMFFS is encoded by the coding sequence ATGTCAAGTGAAGAATGTATGTCGCCGATGATCAGCTATGCGCAAAATTTCGAAGATGTCATGCTGCAGAGGGTTTTCAAAGGGCAGAGTAGCGGCTTCTATATCGACATCGGCGTTTGGGACGCAACGATCGATTCGGTGACGCGCCATTTCTACGATCAAGGTTGGCGCGGTATCAATGTTGAGCCGTTGCCAGATAATTATCGGAAAATTCTTGCCGAGAGACCGCGTGACATCAATCTGAACGTGGCCATTTCCAGTTGTCCTGGGTCACTTGCATTTCATCATGTTCACAACACAGGGCTTTCCACCAGCAGAGATGACTATGCACGAATGCATGCGGAGAAGGGGTTTGAAGTCTCTGAGCTTGTTGTTCCGACCAAAACCTTGAAAGAAATCTGTGACGATCATGCGGTTGGGGTCGTCATTGATTTTCTCAAGATCGATGTTGAAGGCGCTGAAGTTGATGTAATCAGAAGTGGAGATTGGCGGTTATATCGGCCCCGTGTGGTTCTTGTCGAATCAGTGATACCAAACTCACCTGTTGCATCATTCTCCGAATGGGAACCAGCGCTTTTGGAAAATGGCTATGTTTTTGTCTATTTTGATGGGCTTAATCGTTTTTATTTGCGTGAAGAGGATCTGCATTTTCGAGAGGCGTTTTATGCTCCGCCGAATGTGTTTGATGAGTTTGTCATTTTCCGGATTGAGGTTATGAAAAAAGAGATGTCAAGGTTGAGAGAGCGCTTGAATTCGGCAATGAAATCCATGGATGAGAATGAAAAATTCAGAGGTTCTTTTTTCGGAAAAGTGGCTTACAAGGCATTCATGTTTTTTTCATGA
- a CDS encoding glycoside hydrolase family 99-like domain-containing protein yields the protein MNSDVRAIALYLPQFHPIPENDEWWGRGFTEWTNVAKANPLFPGHYQPHVPADLGFYDLRLSEARQAQADLAREYGIHGFCYYHYWFNGRRILERPFNEVLQSGKPDFPFCLCWANENWSRAWDGGTKKILLEQRYSEEDDRAHIESLIPALIDSRYIRIDGRPLLLVYRTELLPNPARTAEIWREVARRSGVGELYLVRVENFVADIDPKNIGFDAAMEFSPDNREVGQAVFSGSIFRKMSRWGILPRAFHQHTVLRYPIIAASRMKRASPVYKRFRCVTPMWDNTARRKKDGRILIGSTPQLYKNWLSTMVRQTKTRFEGDERVLFINAWNEWAEGCHLEPDVKHGRAYLEATRQALTEATPSASLSSQESVTLKSDVSEEKKSAFRRFYWGVLQKLRSLIEIIKMIFRIRVS from the coding sequence ATGAACAGTGATGTCAGGGCAATAGCGCTCTATTTGCCACAATTTCACCCGATTCCAGAGAATGACGAATGGTGGGGCAGGGGATTCACCGAATGGACCAATGTGGCCAAGGCAAACCCGCTTTTCCCGGGTCACTATCAACCACATGTCCCGGCCGATCTGGGTTTTTATGATCTTCGCTTGTCAGAGGCGCGTCAGGCTCAGGCGGATTTGGCCAGAGAGTATGGCATTCATGGCTTCTGTTACTATCACTACTGGTTCAATGGTCGTCGCATTCTGGAACGGCCTTTCAATGAAGTGCTGCAAAGTGGCAAGCCGGACTTTCCTTTTTGTCTCTGCTGGGCGAATGAGAACTGGTCGCGCGCGTGGGATGGAGGAACGAAAAAGATTCTCCTTGAGCAGCGCTATTCAGAAGAGGATGACCGTGCCCATATAGAAAGTCTCATCCCAGCGCTTATCGATTCTCGTTATATTCGGATCGATGGGCGGCCATTGCTTCTCGTTTATCGAACAGAGCTTTTGCCGAACCCTGCCAGAACAGCGGAAATTTGGCGGGAGGTTGCAAGGCGCTCCGGAGTTGGAGAGTTGTATCTGGTCCGGGTTGAAAATTTCGTTGCTGATATTGATCCAAAGAATATCGGTTTCGATGCCGCCATGGAGTTTTCTCCGGACAATCGAGAGGTGGGACAGGCTGTTTTTTCTGGTTCAATCTTCAGAAAGATGAGCAGATGGGGAATTCTTCCAAGAGCTTTTCATCAGCATACGGTGTTGCGCTATCCGATCATTGCTGCATCACGCATGAAGAGAGCCAGCCCTGTATACAAACGATTCCGTTGCGTCACCCCGATGTGGGACAACACGGCGAGACGAAAAAAAGATGGGCGTATCTTGATCGGATCAACACCTCAGCTCTACAAGAATTGGCTGAGCACCATGGTGCGACAGACGAAGACCAGATTCGAAGGTGATGAGAGAGTTCTTTTCATCAATGCATGGAATGAGTGGGCAGAGGGTTGCCACCTCGAACCCGATGTCAAGCATGGACGTGCCTATCTGGAGGCAACCCGGCAGGCGCTGACGGAAGCAACTCCTTCCGCTTCTCTGTCCAGTCAGGAATCTGTCACGCTCAAGTCTGACGTGAGCGAAGAAAAAAAATCTGCTTTTCGTCGGTTTTATTGGGGAGTGCTGCAAAAATTGCGAAGCTTGATCGAGATCATCAAGATGATTTTCAGAATTCGAGTGAGCTGA
- a CDS encoding CRTAC1 family protein, which translates to MDRKKRLSLWVAVAMLAAGCSEQRRAPLFEEVTEAAGLAAYVGMTHGVAWGDFDGDDRPDLYVTNHLDAPLLFRNLGNGKFAEVTQSQFDAADLAGDKHGAQWADFNNDGQLDLVQLTGAQQGVGAEPKRLFMNQNGRFTEVAARVGVDNPQGRTRMPLWVDLDRDGRLDLFQGAEARFDALTPPFLFMQQDGRFDAAQPLPFASRSVPFCLLTELTQDAHPELLCRVVGKNKTAQLFDLASLPARELDLLPVTAFEDAAAGDFDNDGAIDLLLARKNPAGALALGQPAANLLIADLWVTAADVGKPLGFSFKASGQLDVQVRAAYAAQGLAAQQIHIGRQGEHPAGVDFALPGEMADVDGVAPHQSGEQAALYLGRQSTDRWQIEFSAATAAAAAHKPQQITVMVRAATAITELTPTAEATRNEQAPQRLFMNQQGKLVEQGDKRGVNEVPISAVNVVAGDFDNDMHLDLFLLGSGDVGMQQNLLLRNRGDGRFEAVPQAGGAQGSMAGVGDSVTTVDHDGDGFLDLLIASGGSMGRSLGLPSAGGGYRLYHNVRNGNHWLEIDLEGTRSNRDGIGARVEVTAGGVTQTRLQDGGVHERSQNHSRLHFGLGPNSQIDRLTIHWPSGVVQQLSGVAADQLLRVQEAAQ; encoded by the coding sequence ATGGACAGAAAAAAGCGGCTTTCTCTGTGGGTTGCGGTGGCCATGCTGGCGGCTGGCTGTTCCGAACAGCGCCGGGCGCCACTGTTCGAAGAGGTCACCGAAGCCGCCGGTCTTGCTGCCTACGTCGGCATGACCCACGGTGTGGCCTGGGGCGACTTCGATGGCGATGACCGGCCCGATCTCTACGTGACCAACCACCTCGATGCGCCGCTGCTGTTTCGCAATCTGGGCAACGGCAAGTTCGCTGAGGTGACCCAGAGCCAGTTCGACGCCGCCGATCTGGCGGGCGACAAGCATGGCGCCCAGTGGGCCGATTTCAACAACGATGGCCAGCTCGACCTGGTGCAGTTGACTGGCGCCCAGCAGGGCGTCGGGGCCGAGCCCAAGCGGCTGTTCATGAATCAGAATGGCCGATTCACCGAGGTGGCGGCCCGGGTCGGGGTGGACAATCCGCAAGGGCGCACCCGCATGCCGCTGTGGGTCGATCTGGATCGCGATGGCCGGCTTGATCTGTTTCAGGGTGCCGAGGCCCGTTTCGATGCGCTGACGCCGCCCTTCCTCTTCATGCAGCAGGATGGCCGGTTTGATGCGGCGCAGCCGCTGCCGTTTGCGTCGCGCTCGGTGCCGTTCTGCCTGCTCACCGAACTGACGCAGGATGCCCACCCGGAGCTGCTCTGCCGGGTGGTCGGCAAGAACAAAACTGCACAACTGTTCGACCTTGCCAGCCTGCCGGCGCGTGAGCTCGATCTGCTGCCGGTGACCGCTTTCGAGGATGCCGCAGCCGGTGACTTCGACAACGATGGCGCCATCGACCTGTTGCTGGCGCGCAAGAATCCGGCCGGCGCTCTGGCATTGGGCCAGCCGGCCGCCAATCTGCTGATTGCCGATCTCTGGGTGACGGCCGCCGATGTCGGCAAGCCGCTCGGTTTCAGCTTCAAGGCATCCGGCCAGCTCGACGTGCAGGTCAGGGCCGCCTACGCCGCGCAGGGCCTCGCTGCGCAGCAGATCCATATCGGCCGGCAGGGCGAACATCCGGCCGGAGTCGATTTCGCGCTGCCGGGCGAGATGGCCGATGTCGATGGCGTGGCGCCGCATCAGTCTGGTGAGCAGGCGGCCCTCTATCTGGGTCGCCAATCGACCGACCGCTGGCAGATCGAGTTCTCTGCGGCCACAGCGGCTGCGGCAGCGCACAAGCCACAGCAGATCACCGTGATGGTTCGCGCAGCAACGGCCATCACCGAGCTGACGCCGACGGCCGAGGCCACCCGCAATGAGCAGGCGCCGCAGCGGCTGTTCATGAACCAGCAGGGCAAGCTGGTCGAGCAGGGTGACAAACGCGGTGTCAACGAGGTGCCGATCTCCGCGGTCAACGTGGTGGCAGGTGATTTCGACAACGACATGCATCTCGATCTGTTCCTGCTGGGCTCGGGTGACGTTGGCATGCAACAGAATCTGCTGTTGCGCAACCGTGGCGATGGCCGGTTCGAAGCCGTCCCGCAGGCAGGTGGCGCGCAGGGTTCCATGGCCGGTGTTGGCGACAGTGTCACCACGGTCGACCATGACGGCGACGGCTTTCTCGACCTGCTGATCGCCAGCGGCGGCAGCATGGGCCGCAGCCTCGGTCTGCCCTCGGCTGGCGGTGGCTACCGGCTCTACCACAATGTGAGAAACGGCAACCACTGGCTCGAAATCGATCTAGAAGGCACCCGTTCCAACCGCGATGGCATCGGTGCACGGGTCGAAGTCACCGCCGGCGGCGTGACCCAGACGCGGCTGCAGGATGGCGGCGTCCATGAGCGCAGCCAGAACCACAGCCGGCTCCACTTTGGTCTGGGTCCCAACAGCCAGATCGACCGGCTCACCATCCATTGGCCGAGCGGTGTGGTACAGCAGTTGAGCGGCGTGGCCGCGGACCAACTGCTGCGGGTGCAGGAGGCTGCCCAGTGA
- a CDS encoding glycosyltransferase family 4 protein, translating to MRILYASERPPYPCFLGGAARCAHRLMQSLSEEFAVDCAAVGSAEYAVTPWGHPPPEEHAALGIRSVAQPSGVIDCGYPVQLLPDFFDALESFIGRFRPDLIWAQLEGAQQVLMLARRLGIPGVLYVHDAETAPNELKAMGRLGCHVVCSSEFLANKVERIIGRPVQVVYPASDWYFGTLGDPQGSVLMINPVKVKGVETLLEIARRRPEVQFLLLESWKLGESALHSLQAQLAALPNVRFHPRVSDMRAIYQQARLLLVPSTWEEGFGMVAVEAQSCGIPVIASARGGLPESVAEGGLLIQNHLDIDAWLQALDRILDDPDQYRQWRQAALVHARSTRFTPRDCAQRFLAACRAPLPSMGPFARGRRWLLDRMLRQRG from the coding sequence ATGCGCATCCTCTACGCCAGCGAACGCCCACCTTATCCCTGTTTTCTGGGCGGTGCGGCCCGTTGTGCCCATCGGTTGATGCAGTCGTTGAGCGAGGAGTTTGCTGTCGACTGCGCTGCGGTGGGTTCGGCGGAGTATGCGGTGACCCCCTGGGGGCACCCACCGCCTGAGGAGCATGCAGCGCTCGGCATTCGATCTGTGGCGCAGCCGAGTGGCGTGATCGACTGCGGCTATCCGGTTCAGCTGTTGCCCGATTTCTTCGATGCGCTGGAATCGTTCATCGGCCGGTTTCGGCCCGATCTGATCTGGGCACAGTTGGAAGGCGCGCAGCAGGTGCTGATGCTGGCCCGGCGCTTGGGCATCCCTGGCGTGCTCTACGTGCATGATGCCGAAACGGCGCCGAACGAGCTGAAAGCCATGGGACGACTTGGCTGCCATGTGGTTTGCAGCAGTGAATTCCTGGCGAACAAGGTGGAAAGGATCATCGGGCGGCCGGTGCAGGTGGTCTATCCTGCGTCGGACTGGTATTTCGGCACCCTGGGAGACCCGCAGGGCTCGGTGTTGATGATCAATCCGGTCAAGGTCAAGGGTGTCGAGACCCTGCTGGAAATCGCGCGCCGGCGGCCCGAAGTGCAGTTTTTATTGCTCGAATCCTGGAAACTCGGCGAGTCGGCACTGCACTCGCTGCAGGCGCAACTGGCGGCCTTGCCGAATGTGCGCTTTCACCCGCGGGTGTCGGACATGCGTGCCATCTACCAGCAGGCACGCCTGCTGCTGGTGCCTTCGACCTGGGAGGAGGGGTTCGGCATGGTCGCGGTCGAGGCGCAGTCCTGCGGCATTCCGGTGATTGCCAGCGCGCGTGGCGGTCTGCCGGAGTCGGTCGCAGAGGGGGGCTTGCTGATTCAGAACCATCTCGACATCGATGCCTGGCTGCAGGCCCTCGATCGGATTCTCGATGATCCAGACCAGTACCGGCAGTGGCGTCAGGCGGCCCTGGTCCATGCCCGGTCGACCAGGTTCACCCCGCGCGACTGTGCCCAGCGCTTTCTGGCCGCCTGTCGGGCGCCGCTGCCGAGCATGGGGCCCTTCGCGCGCGGCAGACGCTGGCTGCTCGACCGAATGTTACGGCAACGAGGCTGA
- a CDS encoding terpene cyclase/mutase family protein: protein MFFRKNKPPSHERAMQWFKANMVADQGIIVHTRERVPYPEVTGYFIPTLYNWGEQALARSCTRWLLSIQLPSGAFPAPDGKPYTFDTGQIMRGLCAALGDVEGAEQSLRRACDWVVAQIDAQGRLTTPSTELWSDIASDLIHTYVLPPLRQAGRVLGVPAYEEAASFVLAYYKQQDGLVPFNRLSHFHAYAMEALCELGEFDLARRGMADVERCQRRDGSIPAYPDVDWVCSTGMAQYAIVWYTLGNRRPADLAMRHLEKIQNDSGGFYGSYGKGAKYISGAEISWAVKYFLDAWRLKMQQEGSHD, encoded by the coding sequence ATGTTTTTTCGCAAGAACAAGCCACCCAGCCATGAGCGGGCCATGCAGTGGTTCAAGGCGAACATGGTGGCCGATCAGGGCATCATCGTGCACACCAGGGAGCGGGTGCCCTATCCCGAGGTGACCGGTTATTTCATCCCCACCCTCTACAATTGGGGGGAGCAGGCACTGGCGCGCAGCTGCACCCGCTGGCTGCTGTCGATCCAGTTGCCGTCGGGGGCCTTTCCGGCGCCCGATGGCAAGCCCTACACCTTCGACACCGGGCAGATCATGCGCGGGCTGTGCGCCGCACTGGGTGATGTCGAGGGTGCCGAACAGTCGCTGCGCCGCGCCTGTGACTGGGTGGTGGCGCAGATCGATGCGCAGGGGCGGCTCACCACGCCGTCGACCGAGCTGTGGAGCGACATCGCCAGCGACCTGATTCACACCTATGTGCTGCCACCCCTGCGGCAGGCGGGCAGAGTGCTCGGGGTGCCGGCCTATGAAGAGGCCGCCAGCTTCGTGCTCGCCTACTACAAACAGCAGGATGGACTGGTCCCCTTCAACCGCCTTTCGCACTTTCATGCCTATGCGATGGAGGCGCTGTGCGAACTGGGCGAGTTCGACCTGGCGCGACGGGGCATGGCCGACGTGGAACGCTGCCAGCGGCGCGACGGCAGCATTCCGGCCTATCCTGACGTCGACTGGGTCTGCTCGACCGGCATGGCGCAATATGCCATCGTCTGGTACACGCTGGGCAACCGGCGTCCGGCCGACCTCGCCATGCGCCATCTGGAGAAGATCCAGAACGATTCGGGCGGCTTCTACGGCAGTTATGGCAAAGGGGCCAAGTACATCTCCGGTGCCGAGATCAGCTGGGCGGTGAAATATTTCCTCGATGCCTGGCGGCTGAAGATGCAGCAGGAGGGCAGCCATGATTAA
- a CDS encoding glycosyltransferase codes for MKSISFGSPVHILFISHDAALFGAQRMLLALLQGLDRVHFSPYLLVPGKGDLVDAVHDLGIPVFEKHLEHWAPCINMMKGRGRLSYLAHMLRGLRARSWAIARLIERHGIDLIYTNTVTCIEGAVAARMMKKPHLWHIHEPVTGNSELLPVLPVSFYAPIIARLSTHVVFPSRAVAADYPRLREMASIVYNGIKLPPKQNRMRARDEVAQRLKVDPLQHWVAVVGAIQPRKDHRTFLAAATNVLKYRDDVHFIIVGTGAEHLVQALRNQIETLALTGRVTLAGRWEGDIAIFLAAIDVLVISSEQESFGLTAIESLAVETPVVATRCGGPAEIIEDGSDGFLVDVKDPPAMANAVLKLLADPAMRSAFGEAGRIRVSMRFTERQYVQGMQDALLELSRSKDV; via the coding sequence ATGAAATCCATCTCATTCGGCAGTCCAGTACATATTCTTTTTATTTCGCATGATGCTGCGTTGTTTGGAGCGCAGCGCATGTTGCTGGCCCTGCTGCAAGGGTTGGATCGGGTGCATTTTTCACCTTATCTGCTGGTGCCTGGAAAAGGAGATTTGGTCGATGCCGTACACGACCTGGGCATCCCCGTTTTTGAAAAGCATCTGGAACATTGGGCACCCTGTATCAACATGATGAAAGGCCGTGGTCGTTTGTCGTATCTCGCACATATGCTGCGTGGTCTTCGTGCGAGATCCTGGGCCATTGCGCGGTTGATCGAGCGCCATGGCATTGATTTGATCTACACCAACACTGTCACTTGCATCGAAGGGGCGGTTGCGGCGCGAATGATGAAAAAACCCCATCTCTGGCATATTCATGAGCCGGTCACGGGTAACAGCGAATTGCTGCCGGTGTTGCCGGTATCTTTCTACGCGCCCATCATCGCGCGGTTGTCGACCCATGTGGTGTTTCCTTCCCGTGCGGTGGCAGCAGATTATCCACGGTTGCGTGAGATGGCATCGATCGTCTACAACGGCATCAAATTGCCACCGAAACAGAATCGGATGCGGGCTCGCGATGAAGTTGCCCAGAGGTTGAAAGTCGATCCTTTGCAGCACTGGGTTGCCGTCGTGGGGGCCATCCAGCCACGCAAGGATCACCGTACATTTCTGGCGGCGGCGACGAATGTTCTGAAGTATCGAGATGATGTGCATTTCATCATTGTCGGGACTGGCGCAGAGCACTTGGTGCAGGCGTTGCGCAATCAGATCGAGACGCTGGCTCTGACGGGCAGGGTCACCTTGGCCGGGAGATGGGAGGGCGACATTGCCATTTTTCTTGCGGCAATCGATGTGTTGGTGATCTCTTCGGAACAGGAGTCTTTTGGCTTGACCGCAATCGAGTCACTGGCGGTTGAAACTCCAGTGGTTGCGACGCGTTGCGGCGGACCCGCCGAGATCATTGAAGATGGTTCAGATGGGTTTCTCGTCGATGTCAAGGATCCACCGGCCATGGCGAATGCTGTGCTGAAGTTGCTTGCCGATCCAGCCATGCGGAGTGCGTTCGGCGAAGCTGGAAGGATTCGGGTGTCGATGCGCTTCACCGAGCGTCAGTATGTCCAAGGGATGCAGGATGCACTTCTGGAGTTGAGCAGGAGTAAAGATGTTTGA
- a CDS encoding glycosyltransferase family 2 protein yields the protein MDQARGDQQVMQPLVCIIVLNWNGRNDTLECLESIARVDYPNFEVVVADNGSTDGSVEAIGRYHPEVKIIENHANLGFAEGNNGAIRHALETGADFIFLLNNDTVVDPGVVTEFVRAAQQMPQAGVFGAKIYHHADSRRLWYAGGYWDSRTLSFNEYGAGEIDRGQYDVLTETEWVIGCAMFIRAEVFRKVGLLEPRFFLNNEEIDFCSRAKRAGFLCAYVPGARVWHKISVSFGGEDSPLKEYFSARNRLLWAKRNAALGLRLRIYLHSVSVLIRRFIRPLFSVVMSQPFSLKKWWWTVCTAFLDPRNRAALMGFRDFWLRRFGNCPDSIRTLTSEWSSMRVQRASSRSTGQER from the coding sequence ATGGATCAGGCAAGAGGCGATCAGCAAGTCATGCAACCGTTGGTTTGCATCATCGTTCTGAATTGGAATGGCCGAAATGATACGCTGGAATGCTTGGAGTCCATTGCAAGGGTCGACTATCCGAATTTTGAGGTCGTTGTGGCAGACAACGGATCGACCGATGGTTCTGTCGAAGCCATCGGTCGATATCATCCAGAAGTTAAAATAATCGAGAACCATGCCAATCTTGGTTTTGCAGAAGGCAACAATGGCGCCATTCGTCATGCGCTCGAAACAGGTGCAGATTTCATTTTTTTGCTCAATAACGATACTGTCGTTGATCCGGGCGTTGTTACGGAATTTGTCCGGGCTGCGCAACAGATGCCGCAAGCCGGAGTTTTCGGGGCAAAGATTTACCATCATGCCGACAGCCGCAGGTTGTGGTATGCCGGTGGATATTGGGATAGCCGGACGTTGAGTTTCAATGAATATGGCGCCGGTGAGATTGACCGTGGGCAGTACGATGTGCTGACCGAAACCGAGTGGGTGATTGGTTGTGCCATGTTCATCCGCGCCGAAGTGTTCAGGAAGGTTGGCCTGCTCGAACCAAGATTCTTTCTCAACAATGAAGAGATCGATTTTTGCAGTCGGGCCAAGCGTGCCGGCTTTTTGTGTGCCTATGTTCCAGGTGCGCGGGTGTGGCACAAGATTTCGGTCTCCTTTGGCGGAGAAGATTCACCACTGAAGGAATATTTCAGTGCCAGAAACCGATTGTTGTGGGCGAAGCGCAATGCAGCATTGGGGTTGCGGTTAAGAATCTATTTGCACAGTGTCAGCGTTCTGATTCGGCGTTTCATTCGTCCGCTGTTTAGTGTAGTGATGAGTCAGCCATTCTCGTTGAAAAAATGGTGGTGGACGGTTTGTACCGCATTCCTCGATCCTAGAAACCGTGCCGCCTTGATGGGTTTTCGTGATTTCTGGCTGAGACGGTTCGGTAACTGCCCGGACAGTATCAGGACGCTCACCAGCGAATGGTCATCGATGCGTGTACAGCGGGCTTCGTCTCGATCGACAGGTCAGGAGCGCTGA
- a CDS encoding glycoside hydrolase family 99-like domain-containing protein, whose translation MSDIRAIAFYLPQYHPVKENDEWWGKGFTEWTNTAKARPLFPGHYQPHIPADLGFYDLRLSEARQAQADLAREYGIHGFCYYHYWFNGRRILERPFNEVLQSGRPDFPFCLCWANENWTRVWDGGERDVLLGQNYNHEDDFLHIQSLIPAFRDPRYIRINGRPLFLVYRTELLPDPARTAEIWREVAIKAGVGDPYLVRVESFSQNISPASIGFDAAVEFAPDGNDMGEWIFHHGAAGILSRMGVIPHAYAEQRIVSYPALARGMASRPVAEFTRFRCVTPMWDNSARRKKNARIVIDSTPELYESWLRVICNQTSKRFKGDERVVFINAWNEWAEGNHLEPDLKWGHEYLKATRRALTEAGQTVHFSPVESNASTTPDFSEWLKSGYWKWRARLGRRWVRKKELLRLLLWRWRR comes from the coding sequence ATCAGTGACATCAGAGCGATTGCCTTCTATTTACCGCAATACCATCCAGTAAAAGAGAATGACGAATGGTGGGGGAAGGGGTTCACTGAATGGACCAATACAGCCAAGGCAAGACCACTCTTTCCTGGTCATTATCAGCCGCATATTCCGGCTGATCTGGGTTTTTATGATCTTCGCTTATCGGAGGCTCGCCAGGCGCAGGCAGATTTAGCCAGAGAATATGGCATTCATGGCTTCTGCTACTACCACTACTGGTTCAATGGTCGTCGAATCCTGGAGCGGCCTTTCAATGAAGTGTTGCAAAGTGGCAGGCCGGATTTTCCTTTCTGTCTTTGCTGGGCCAATGAAAATTGGACTCGTGTATGGGATGGTGGAGAGCGCGATGTCCTGCTCGGACAGAATTACAATCATGAAGATGATTTTCTGCATATTCAGAGCCTTATTCCCGCATTCCGTGATCCAAGATATATCCGAATCAATGGTCGACCGCTTTTCTTGGTATATCGCACAGAATTGTTGCCTGATCCAGCGCGTACTGCTGAAATCTGGCGTGAAGTTGCGATCAAGGCCGGGGTCGGAGATCCATACCTGGTGCGTGTAGAAAGTTTTTCTCAAAACATTTCACCGGCGTCCATTGGATTTGATGCTGCCGTGGAGTTCGCGCCTGATGGGAATGACATGGGAGAGTGGATCTTTCACCATGGCGCTGCTGGCATTCTGAGTCGCATGGGGGTCATTCCACATGCCTACGCGGAGCAACGGATTGTCAGTTATCCGGCGCTCGCCAGAGGAATGGCATCTCGTCCTGTCGCTGAGTTCACGCGGTTTCGTTGCGTAACGCCGATGTGGGACAACAGCGCTCGTCGAAAGAAAAACGCACGGATCGTGATTGATTCCACTCCGGAGCTTTATGAAAGCTGGCTGAGAGTTATTTGCAATCAAACATCCAAGAGATTCAAAGGCGATGAAAGGGTTGTTTTCATCAACGCCTGGAATGAGTGGGCTGAAGGAAATCATTTGGAGCCTGACCTGAAATGGGGCCATGAGTATCTGAAGGCAACGCGACGTGCACTGACTGAGGCTGGCCAGACAGTTCATTTTTCTCCTGTCGAATCGAATGCGTCCACCACTCCTGATTTCTCTGAGTGGTTGAAGAGTGGGTATTGGAAATGGCGAGCCCGTCTTGGCAGGCGTTGGGTCAGGAAGAAGGAGCTTCTGCGTCTTCTGTTGTGGCGATGGCGCAGATGA